One window from the genome of Eucalyptus grandis isolate ANBG69807.140 chromosome 7, ASM1654582v1, whole genome shotgun sequence encodes:
- the LOC108960756 gene encoding disease resistance protein RPV1: MDIGNNHSSLPSPGRPGVCRYEVFLSFRGGDVRRSFIQFLYESLTASGIYAFIDHDGIEIGEEIMSKILQLIRHTEICIPVFSKDFASSKSCLKEVAEMVACDRKIMPIFYDVSPSVVRKQEESYQKSFCTHAALGVVSATIDNWKKALQIVSKKLGWELQKFNYGEQELIKEVVSAVRWQLKKDDLDVQKDLVGMGHHVQEMMNKLDVRYENGKVVERQMLTGKRVVEIWGLPGIGKSTLAIIVRSKIHHLFDECSFLEAKGRALLSLQEDLICDIQRNRHTPISLARGAEFIRNKFKDQRVLIVLDDVSDFKQILSLGIYLSEFGPGSRIIMISMRSNLVDDYIMKLETSQSIVDGHDEILVKKYELEQMNDNHAFQLFCKCALRGRPLQKEFYSLAWDISSAAEGLPLLIDAVGSSLFGKSIDLWEDALNILGEKPFAKNIKKILKTRYKALEEDAKKIFLDIACFLMKEDKTIPPYMWEACKYNPRTHIPQILNTSLVKSTENNKFWMHNQVKFLGMNIVEKENPRKPYKRTRLWNQEDIERAMNEDKVATVEALSATFDSLNSFDELRFFRNFPNLRYLRISHAIIDGNEQLAENSREDLFLPRLKWLEWRWCQNISSLLALDLSDLVVLDLSRCTSTTWKRWKKIMEKAKNLKVLILKDCYFLAASPVSHAPANLERLNLEHCFTLAGVGRSISKLRNLVSLNIKFCSFVQELPEDIGSLEALKELYIDGTSIKAIDIPDGSYGKLKILSACNCKFLSLPNSIGNLKSLSYLGLDETELRELPCSIGLLESLQTLSLRNCRSLWKLPDSIGDLKKLQVMDLSSTIVDEIPSSVKDLQNLKELKMAGTHIREFPGGIKNLESLEEIDFSGCRNLRGECNITGLSSLRVLLLEYTDISRLIVTDRQSYNPQNLKLDGDVPISIIGTIQGYGIGSTDVRLDHRSRLTDIISACDDESETVAMWRSDRSKEVIGG; this comes from the exons ATGGATATCGGCAATAATCACTCGTCGCTCCCATCTCCTGGACGGCCCGGTGTTTGCCGCTACGAAGTCTTTCTCAGTTTCAGAGGAGGGGATGTTCGGAGGAGCTTCATTCAATTTCTCTACGAAAGCCTCACCGCTTCAGGGATCTATGCCTTTATCGATCATGATGGGATCGAGATCGGAGAAGAGATCATGTCTAAGATCTTACAATTGATCAGGCACACGGAGATATGCATTCCCGTCTTCTCCAAAGATTTCGCTTCCAGTAAGAGTTGTCTGAAGGAGGTGGCGGAAATGGTGGCATGTGACAGGAAAATCATGCCCATTTTCTACGATGTCAGCCCTTCAGTAGTCCGCAAACAGGAGGAGAGTTATCAAAAGTCCTTCTGCACCCATGCCGCCCTGGGGGTGGTGTCAGCCACTATTGACAACTGGAAGAAGGCTCtgcaaattgtttcaaaaaagcTAGGATGGGAATTGCAGAAATTTAATTACGG GGAGCAAGAACTTATAAAGGAGGTTGTCTCCGCAGTCCGCTGGCAGTTGAAGAAAGATGACTTAGACGTGCAAAAAGATTTAGTGGGGATGGGTCACCATGTGCAAGAGATGATGAATAAACTTGATGTTCGCTATGAAAATGGCAAAGTGGTTGAAAGGCAAATGCTGACGGGAAAACGTGTGGTTGAGATATGGGGCCTTCCAGGAATCGGTAAGTCGACTCTTGCCATAATCGTCCGCAGCAAAATCCAtcatctctttgatgaatgtaGCTTTCTTGAAGCTAAGGGAAGGGCGCTCTTGTCTCTCCAAGAAGATTTAATTTGTGACATCCAAAGGAACAGACATACCCCCATATCTTTGGCTAGAGGTGCCGAATTTATCAGGAACAAATTTAAAGATCAGAGGGTTCTCATTGTCCTTGACGATGTGAGCGATTTTAAACAAATCCTATCATTAGGCATATATCTAAGTGAGTTTGGTCCAGGAAGTAGGATTATCATGATCTCTATGAGAAGCAATCTTGTTGACGACTATATTATGAAGCTTGAGACCTCCCAAAGTATCGTCGACGGTCATGATGAGATCCTCGTTAAAAAATACGAGCTAGAGCAAATGAATGACAACCATGCTTTTCAACTGTTTTGTAAGTGTGCTCTCAGAGGACGACCTCTTCAAAAGGAATTCTACTCTTTGGCATGGGACATTAGTTCGGCTGCCGAAGGGCTTCCTCTTCTTATTGATGCTGTTGGTTCATCTTTATTCGGAAAGTCCATAGATTTATGGGAGGATGCATTGAATATTTTGGGGGAAAAGCCTTTTGCTAAGAAtatcaaaaagattttgaagACAAGATATAAAGCTTTAGAGGAGGATGCCAAAAagatatttcttgatattgcatgctttttaATGAAAGAGGACAAGACAATACCCCCTTACATGTGGGAAGCCTGTAAATACAATCCTCGTACGCATATTCCCCAGATTCTTAACACATCTTTAGTAAAAAGcacagaaaataataaattttggatgCATAATCAAGTAAAATTCCTCGGGATGAATATTGTGGAGAAGGAAAATCCAAGGAAACCTTACAAGCGTACCAGGCTATGGAATCAGGAGGATATTGAACGAGCAATGAATGAAGACAAG GTCGCTACAGTGGAAGCCCTCAGTGCCACATTCGACAGCCTCAACTCATTTGATGAACTTAGATTTTTTCGTAATTTCCCGAATCTTAGGTATCTTAGAATAAGCCACGCTATTATTGACGGAAATGAGCAGTTGGCAGAGAACTCCAGAGAGGATCTTTTCCTTCCACGATTAAAGTGGCTTGAATGGCGATGGTGCCAGAATATCTCCAGTCTACTTGCTTTAGATCTGTCAGACTTGGTCGTTCTTGATCTGTCTAGGTGTACCTCCACAACTTGGAAGCGctggaaaaaaattatggag AAGGCCAAAAACTTGAAAGTTTTGATCCTAAAAGATTGTTATTTTCTAGCTGCATCTCCAGTTTCCCATGCACCCGCAAACTTAGAAAGACTAAACCTGGAACATTGTTTTACATTAGCGGGTGTTGGCAGATCCATCAGCAAGCTAAGGAACTTGGTTTCTTTGAATATCAAGTTCTGCAGCTTCGTGCAAGAGCTGCCAGAAGATATAGGTTCCTTGGAAGCTTTGAAAGAGCTCTACATCGATGGAACTTCCATTAAAGCCATTGATATCCCCGATGGTTCCTATGGGAAGCTCAAAATTCTGAGTGCTTGCAACTGTAAATTCTTGTCTCTACCCAATTCAATTGGTAACTTGAAATCTCTTTCGTACCTAGGATTGGACGAGACTGAACTAAGGGAGCTCCCTTGTTCTATCGGATTGTTGGAGAGTCTCCAGACGCTATCTCTGAGAAACTGCAGGAGCTTATGGAAATTGCCGGATTCCATTGGAGACCTTAAAAAGCTGCAAGTCATGGATCTTTCAAGCACAATAGTCGACGAAATACCTTCCTCCGTCAAGGATTTGCAAAACTTGAAAGAACTAAAGATGGCTGGCACTCATATAAGAGAATTTCCTGGAGGCATTAAGAATCTAGAGAGTTTAGAAGAGATAGATTTCTCGGGCTGCAGAAATTTGAGAGGGGAGTGCAACATTACGGGATTATCGTCTTTGCGGGTGTTACTTCTAGAATACACTGATATTTCTCGGCTGATTGTGACGGATCGCCAATCCTATAATCCCCAAAACCTCAAACTAGATGGCGATGTCCCCATCTCGATAATTGGAACTATCCAAGGGTATGGCATCGGTTCAACAGATGTGAGACTAGACCACCGTTCAAGGCTGACGGACATCATATCAGCATGCGATGATGAGTCAGAGACCGTAGCAATGTGGCGGTCAGACAGAAGCAAGGAAGTCATCGGTGGATGA